A single window of Chitinophaga sp. XS-30 DNA harbors:
- a CDS encoding AraC family transcriptional regulator: MNNNIPVKNKINTDDLIKVERFRKNIRNTAPHKHNHYFEIVFLTAGTGDHWIDGVQYSIKPDVLFFITQDQVHNWALQTEPEGFVLILKNAFIEKSLDRELKMLLYRLNGIPCIYPEHEPGILPLFELLAEEHRASTEMTLYIIEGLLKALLARILNNARQEPNRAAARTDLYHTFMGLLHTGAPPVKMKVADFAARLNTTPQNLNAACRKAVNKSAAEVLADHIMNEAKRLLRYTNKTVSQISLSLNFSDPSHFVKFFKRITGHTPQSFRSL, encoded by the coding sequence ATGAACAACAACATCCCGGTAAAGAACAAGATCAATACGGACGATCTGATAAAGGTGGAACGGTTCCGGAAGAATATCCGGAACACCGCTCCCCATAAGCATAACCACTATTTCGAGATCGTATTTCTCACCGCAGGCACCGGGGATCACTGGATCGATGGCGTGCAGTACAGCATTAAGCCGGATGTGCTTTTCTTTATTACGCAGGACCAGGTGCATAACTGGGCACTGCAGACGGAGCCGGAGGGCTTTGTGCTGATCCTTAAAAATGCTTTTATTGAAAAGAGCCTGGACCGGGAGTTGAAAATGCTGCTCTACCGCCTGAACGGCATACCCTGCATCTACCCTGAGCATGAGCCGGGCATTTTACCTTTATTTGAATTGCTGGCAGAAGAACACCGGGCCTCAACGGAAATGACCCTGTACATTATTGAAGGCCTTTTAAAAGCCCTGCTGGCCAGGATACTGAACAACGCCCGGCAGGAACCGAACCGCGCAGCGGCAAGAACAGACCTGTACCATACCTTCATGGGCCTGCTGCATACCGGCGCGCCACCCGTTAAAATGAAAGTGGCAGATTTTGCTGCCAGGCTCAATACCACCCCGCAGAACCTCAATGCCGCCTGCCGGAAAGCGGTAAACAAGTCTGCCGCCGAAGTACTGGCCGATCATATTATGAACGAAGCCAAACGTTTGCTGCGGTACACGAACAAAACCGTATCCCAGATATCCCTTTCCCTGAATTTTTCCGACCCCTCCCATTTCGTAAAATTCTTCAAGCGTATCACCGGCCATACGCCGCAATCTTTCCGTTCCCTGTAG
- a CDS encoding TolC family protein, with amino-acid sequence MTLFKLPFKTLCAGCLLVLLHGRLAAQQRSLSIREAVSLAAAQQPQLKAQREQANAAAYGTDLARNTLMPELTAGYQAGYATYNNITGMTYPGMYLPISGPPSAGNTYDAVPGTVLSALLTWSPLTFGQREAAVEKAAAQYKLAGSQYNDALFRQQYAVISAYLDAVYLFKLMQSSKGNIERSKTGLEQSLVLAKEGLRPGIDTAQFQSALAQAEIDLLTLQRKYFEQLTELARLTGVPDQPKAWLLADTFLVHDLPALPDTSVAAAMHPLYQVYQDKLDVSEAALKAVQREWRPKLDIWANAYARGSGVAADGTVNKADGWSLSRNNYGAGIQLSFPVLGFSRTGLRKKQYQSLLRSDEAQLEQVKLDLQQQRNNAAFNFDQQLGIAQHSLVQTRTAQFAYTGLRLSYENGLTDFTRLMQGQYELLKAESFQAGAFVQAWRALLDISVANGNLDVFIDNLKQ; translated from the coding sequence ATGACTTTATTCAAGCTACCGTTTAAAACCCTCTGCGCCGGATGCCTTCTTGTACTGCTGCATGGCCGCCTCGCCGCGCAACAGCGCAGCCTTTCCATCCGGGAAGCCGTTTCCCTCGCAGCGGCACAGCAGCCGCAGCTAAAGGCGCAGCGGGAACAGGCCAATGCCGCCGCTTATGGGACGGACCTCGCCCGTAACACCCTGATGCCGGAGCTGACAGCCGGTTACCAGGCGGGTTACGCTACCTATAACAATATTACCGGGATGACGTACCCGGGTATGTACCTGCCCATCAGCGGTCCGCCTTCCGCCGGTAATACCTATGATGCGGTGCCGGGTACCGTTTTATCGGCGTTGCTGACATGGAGCCCGCTCACTTTCGGGCAGCGCGAAGCCGCGGTGGAAAAGGCGGCCGCTCAATACAAGCTGGCTGGCAGCCAGTACAACGATGCCCTTTTCCGGCAACAGTATGCCGTTATCTCCGCTTACCTGGATGCCGTGTACCTGTTCAAACTGATGCAAAGCAGCAAGGGAAATATCGAACGCAGTAAAACAGGATTGGAGCAATCCCTCGTGCTGGCAAAAGAAGGGTTGCGCCCCGGCATAGATACCGCCCAGTTCCAGTCCGCACTCGCCCAGGCGGAAATAGACCTGCTGACCCTGCAAAGGAAATACTTTGAGCAGCTGACGGAACTGGCAAGGCTCACCGGCGTTCCGGACCAGCCGAAAGCATGGCTGCTGGCGGATACATTCCTGGTTCATGACCTGCCGGCACTCCCGGATACCAGTGTTGCCGCAGCGATGCATCCTTTGTACCAGGTCTACCAGGACAAACTGGACGTCAGCGAGGCGGCACTGAAAGCGGTGCAGCGGGAATGGCGGCCGAAACTGGACATCTGGGCCAATGCCTATGCGCGCGGCTCTGGCGTTGCCGCGGACGGAACGGTGAACAAGGCAGACGGATGGTCGCTCTCCCGCAATAATTATGGCGCCGGCATACAACTCAGCTTTCCCGTGCTCGGTTTTTCGCGAACCGGCCTGCGCAAAAAACAGTACCAATCCCTCCTGCGCTCAGACGAAGCGCAACTGGAACAGGTCAAACTTGATCTGCAGCAACAGCGGAACAATGCCGCTTTCAACTTCGATCAGCAACTTGGCATTGCGCAACACTCGCTGGTACAGACACGTACCGCGCAGTTCGCCTATACCGGCCTGCGGCTGAGCTATGAGAACGGCCTGACGGATTTCACCCGGCTGATGCAGGGACAGTATGAATTGCTGAAAGCCGAGAGCTTCCAGGCCGGCGCCTTCGTTCAGGCATGGCGTGCGCTGCTGGATATATCGGTGGCCAATGGCAACCTGGACGTTTTTATTGACAACCTGAAACAATGA
- a CDS encoding porin family protein → MRYRSFLLNISLCLVAFGVQAQDVREKPSILRTGPGLSYFSNHEGSRGVPRMGLSIALAPTFTLSEQFYLKPELAFSMKGGKIEYNTSGVFNGSVRYRINYFELPLLLGIRPLDWLAFELGGYGAVEVGGNFDFTGTFSYGYGVFDRDDLNDFDYGVAMGVVLRSRRLHLGIRYYHGLQEVSSGSASHILLGDAAMRTFQLTLQKVRQRRRKW, encoded by the coding sequence ATGCGCTACAGATCATTCCTGTTGAACATATCTTTATGCCTTGTTGCCTTTGGTGTGCAGGCGCAGGACGTCAGGGAAAAGCCGTCCATTCTCAGAACAGGACCCGGCCTCAGTTATTTTTCCAATCATGAAGGCAGCCGCGGCGTTCCCCGGATGGGATTAAGCATAGCCCTTGCGCCAACATTCACCTTATCTGAACAGTTTTACCTTAAACCGGAGCTGGCCTTTTCCATGAAAGGCGGCAAAATTGAATACAACACCTCCGGGGTGTTCAATGGCAGCGTCCGTTACCGGATCAACTACTTTGAGCTGCCCCTGCTGCTGGGCATCCGCCCGCTGGACTGGCTGGCCTTTGAGCTGGGTGGCTATGGTGCGGTGGAAGTGGGCGGCAACTTTGATTTCACCGGTACCTTCTCCTATGGTTACGGCGTGTTTGACCGGGATGACCTGAACGATTTTGATTATGGTGTAGCGATGGGCGTAGTGCTGAGGAGCCGGAGGCTGCACCTCGGCATCCGCTATTATCACGGGCTGCAGGAGGTATCGTCCGGCAGCGCCTCGCATATTTTACTGGGAGATGCCGCCATGCGCACCTTTCAGCTGACCTTGCAAAAGGTCCGGCAGCGCCGCCGGAAGTGGTAA
- a CDS encoding DUF4249 family protein, translating into MEKIRQYIIPAISALLVFFSSCTEEDALAPDPLPVVESYLTPGQPVKVQITKEILYGKTDTLIPLEGLVVQISHNGQSWPLMETAAGQYGTASLQIAAGETYQLSFTYNGREITATTEVPAFPGTVAASGTSLTVPQLGSGTGVEIPDPIQYTWDNPDQEYHLLVVRNLEADPQPITFNIGDDIIEKPEPVFRIPPHRGNSQQLSLGRFSYYGRHAVILYRIQPEYAALYEDNGNNSGNLVAPPTNISNGLGIFTGVNAADTLWVQIR; encoded by the coding sequence ATGGAAAAAATCAGACAATATATCATCCCGGCAATTTCGGCACTCCTTGTTTTCTTTTCTTCCTGTACGGAGGAAGATGCATTGGCGCCTGATCCGCTGCCGGTTGTGGAAAGCTACCTCACTCCCGGTCAGCCGGTGAAGGTGCAGATCACAAAAGAGATCCTCTATGGTAAAACGGATACGTTGATCCCTTTGGAGGGCCTGGTGGTGCAGATCAGCCATAACGGCCAGTCCTGGCCGCTGATGGAGACCGCTGCGGGCCAATATGGCACCGCATCCCTGCAGATCGCTGCCGGAGAAACGTACCAGCTTTCGTTTACTTATAATGGACGGGAGATCACGGCCACAACGGAAGTGCCGGCATTTCCCGGAACGGTAGCGGCATCCGGTACAAGCCTCACAGTGCCGCAACTCGGGTCGGGAACGGGGGTAGAGATCCCTGATCCCATACAGTACACCTGGGATAATCCTGACCAGGAATATCATCTGCTGGTGGTGCGGAATTTGGAAGCCGATCCGCAGCCGATCACTTTCAATATCGGTGACGACATCATCGAAAAACCGGAACCTGTTTTCAGGATACCGCCGCACCGGGGCAACAGCCAGCAGCTGTCTCTCGGCAGGTTCTCTTACTATGGCCGGCATGCCGTGATCCTGTACCGGATACAACCGGAATATGCCGCATTGTATGAGGATAACGGCAATAATTCCGGCAACCTCGTTGCTCCGCCTACCAATATCAGCAACGGGCTGGGCATCTTCACCGGCGTAAATGCTGCCGATACCCTGTGGGTCCAGATACGTTAA
- a CDS encoding PQQ-binding-like beta-propeller repeat protein encodes MRSMIIRRSHLYISKTCWYALICGLFMTGCAGSRHTTSAYGAGWPAVHADSRNSDYSPVRGAKKLAFAWQRKFEGTINLGPTTGPDGKVYLTTSADGCHLYALNSETGQTVWCSDEVNKFAVASSALLDREGHIYLADDEAMHAFDRSGKLLWETPITGFPLSAQFTQTGRLIFITHIGLIYVLDKATGNPVMETVNLAPEHSLNKTFDPRACMRGTADCPCANTLAFDQQNGRFYFTYWKPGTAQAGLRAMQYTETNGPAVTLLWENLALPGGSASSPDISADGSRIYVNDNAGGLHAIDAVTGKNIWQFEIGYETGGSQSTSPEGLIMPAGGNGAALMCIRDEGDSARLLWRREDMHNRGVATQAAGGLSYVTVAAAAGKLNNDLAVVDVRTGKELDRKHLPGTTIFTVGTTIGPEGNVYVPTFNGLLFAYRPA; translated from the coding sequence ATGCGCAGTATGATAATCCGGCGGTCCCATTTATACATCAGCAAAACCTGCTGGTACGCGCTGATCTGCGGACTATTTATGACAGGCTGTGCCGGCAGCCGGCACACCACCTCCGCTTATGGCGCCGGGTGGCCTGCCGTTCATGCAGATAGCCGGAATTCGGATTATTCGCCGGTGCGGGGCGCAAAGAAACTGGCATTCGCCTGGCAACGGAAATTTGAAGGCACCATCAACCTCGGGCCAACCACCGGTCCGGACGGCAAAGTGTACCTGACCACCAGCGCAGACGGCTGCCACCTGTATGCCCTGAACAGTGAAACAGGGCAAACGGTATGGTGCAGCGATGAGGTGAACAAATTTGCCGTTGCCTCCTCCGCCCTGCTGGACCGGGAGGGGCATATCTATCTCGCAGATGATGAGGCCATGCATGCGTTCGACAGATCCGGAAAGCTGTTGTGGGAAACACCCATTACCGGCTTTCCCCTGTCAGCGCAATTCACGCAAACCGGCAGGCTCATCTTCATCACCCATATCGGCCTCATTTATGTGCTGGACAAGGCGACCGGCAACCCCGTTATGGAAACGGTGAACCTGGCGCCGGAGCATTCGCTGAACAAGACCTTCGACCCACGAGCCTGCATGCGCGGCACTGCGGACTGCCCATGTGCGAACACCCTGGCTTTCGACCAGCAAAACGGCCGGTTCTATTTCACCTACTGGAAACCCGGTACTGCGCAGGCCGGATTACGCGCCATGCAGTACACGGAAACAAACGGACCTGCGGTAACGCTGCTCTGGGAAAACCTTGCGCTGCCGGGAGGCAGTGCCTCCAGTCCGGATATTTCCGCCGATGGCTCACGCATCTATGTAAATGATAATGCAGGCGGCCTGCATGCGATAGATGCCGTAACCGGGAAGAACATCTGGCAGTTTGAGATCGGGTATGAAACCGGCGGCAGCCAATCCACTTCTCCGGAAGGCCTGATCATGCCAGCAGGTGGCAATGGCGCGGCACTGATGTGCATCAGGGACGAGGGAGACAGCGCCCGGCTGTTATGGCGCCGGGAAGATATGCATAACCGGGGCGTAGCCACACAGGCAGCCGGAGGGTTGTCCTATGTCACCGTCGCCGCCGCTGCCGGAAAACTTAATAATGACCTCGCCGTCGTGGATGTCCGTACCGGAAAGGAGCTGGACAGAAAGCACCTGCCCGGCACGACCATCTTCACTGTTGGCACCACCATCGGGCCGGAGGGAAATGTGTATGTACCGACGTTTAACGGATTATTATTCGCATACCGGCCGGCATAA